ACCAGTTACGCCGACATCGCCGACCGGATCGCCAAGTTCCCCGAGGTGACCTCGCTGCGGTTGATCAGCGGCGACTACGACTTCGATCTGGAGGTCGAGGGCGACTCAATGCGTGAAGTATCACACTTCATCAGCAACAAGATCGCCCCCATCCCGGAGATCACCCAGACGGTCACCCACTACGTGATGGACTCCTACAAGGAGCGAGGGGTGCGCTTCGACGACCGGGACGACGACGATCGACTCTCGGTCTCGCCATGACCTTCGAGCCGTCCGCCCGCGTCGAGTCGGTGCCGCCGTCGGGAATCCGACGGTTCTTCGAGTTGGCCGAGGAGATGGACGACATCATCTCGCTGGGGGTCGGTGAACCCGACTTCTCGGCACCCTGGGCGGCCCGTGAGGCGGCGATCGCCTCGCTCGAACAGGGGAAAACGTCCTACACGGCAAACCGCGGCAAGCGTGAACTCCGCGAGCGGATCGCCGACTACGAGGCGGCCGAACACGCCCTCACCTACGACCCCGACGAGGAGATCCTGGTGACCGCCGGTGCCAGCGAGGGGATCGATCTGGCGTTCCGAGCGTTGCTGGACCCGGGAGACGCCGTCGCGGTCGCACAACCGTGTTACGTCTCCTACGTCCCGGGAGTGACATTCGCCGGCGGCGAAGTCATCGATGTCCCGACGCGCGTCGAAGACGAGTTCAAACTCACTCGCGAGGTGCTGGAGGCCTCGGGTGCGGCCGACGCCGAGGCGCTCATCTACTGCTACCCGAACAACCCCACTGGGGCGACGATGACCGGAGACGAACTGCAGGAGGTCGCGGCGTTCTGTCGCGAACACGACCTGCTCGTCTTCGCCGACGAGATCTACGCCGATCTGACCTACGAACACGACCACACCTCCATCGCGACGCTGCCGGGGATGCGCGAGCGGACGGTCGTGTTCAACGGCTTCTCGAAGGCGTTCGCGATGACCGGCTTCCGACTGGGGTACGCGATGGCGCCGCCCGAGGCGATCACGGCGATGAACCGCATCCACCAGTACACGATGTTGTCGGCGCCGACGACGGCACAACACGCAGCGATCGAGGCCTTGGACAACTGCCGGGCGGAGGTCACCGAGATGGCGACCCAGTACAACCGCCGACGGAAGTTCATCCTCTCGCGGTTCGCCGAGATGGGGCTGGACTGTTTCCCCGCGGCGGGCGCGTTCTACGCGTTCCCCGAGTGTCCGTGGGACGACGCCGAGGCGTTCGCCGAGGCGCTGCTCGAAGACCAGGGCGTCGCGGTCGTCCCGGGTAATGCCTTCGGCGCCGGTGCCGAGGGCCACCTGCGGGTGTCGTACGCGACCGGCATGGCGGACCTGAAGACGGCGATGGACCGGATCGAAGCGTTTCTCGACTGAGTGCCGCGCGTCGCCCGGTCACAGGTTGCCGCTACCCCTCTAATTATCAGTAATAAAATTCGACCCGAAACCTTCAGTACAGATGGTACTGTAGCGTTGCTACATCATGTCAGGGAGTGTCGGTCTCCGGGACGACCAGCCAGTCGTGGCACAGACCGGTGCCGGAAAGTTTTTTCACCTCCACGAAGGGATGAATTACAATGGCAATTGAGGACACAGATGGGGCAGTCGACAACATAGGGGATGTCGACAATCGGGATGCTGCCGTGGGTGAGTACACGTGGGACGATTTCAGACAGGAATACCACGGCGGCGGACGCTTCGACCGGAGCGAGTATCTCGGATTCGAGCCGCGGTATCTCGAACAGTTGATCGAGGACGGGGGTGCCGTCGCGAAGACGATCAGGGAGCCGTTGGACGCCTCCCTCGATCCCGACGTGACGCCGGTCGCGAAAGACCGGTACAGTTGGGAACATTTCAAGCGCGAATACCACTACAAGGGCGGCGAACCGCCGGCGAACACGGCCGACGCGGAACCGTTCGACGGCGAACAGTACCTCGGATTCGCTCCCGACGACACCCAGGACCGTGTCGATGAGGCCGGGCGTATCGGGACGGCCCTGGCCGAATACGTCGACGAACACACCGTCGACGTCAACGAAGAACTGGACGAAGACGAGTTCTTCTCGACTCGGGAGGGGTATACGACCGTCGTCAACCGATACGATCTGGAAAAGTCCGTCCCGGAGAACAAGAAATCACACTTCCGCGAGATCGAACGCTACTGGGTGAACAAACCCTACGCGTGTGTTGTTATCTTCCACTCCCGGAAGGAAAACGAGAAGAAGTACTACGTCATCGAACCACATCTCAACCCGATCGAAAACGACCTCAAGGAGTTCCTCTCGCGGAAGCTCAAGACAGCGATCAAATACTCCGAGGACGACGTTATCGTCCAGGGATCGACCGAGGACCGAGCACAGGTCATC
Above is a window of Haloarcula halophila DNA encoding:
- a CDS encoding Lrp/AsnC family transcriptional regulator, with protein sequence MSSRREILELLRENARYTTEDIAHMTGQSADEIESAIEELEEAGVIRGYQAVVDWEAVETDEERVRATVELNVTLDRETSYADIADRIAKFPEVTSLRLISGDYDFDLEVEGDSMREVSHFISNKIAPIPEITQTVTHYVMDSYKERGVRFDDRDDDDRLSVSP
- a CDS encoding pyridoxal phosphate-dependent aminotransferase codes for the protein MTFEPSARVESVPPSGIRRFFELAEEMDDIISLGVGEPDFSAPWAAREAAIASLEQGKTSYTANRGKRELRERIADYEAAEHALTYDPDEEILVTAGASEGIDLAFRALLDPGDAVAVAQPCYVSYVPGVTFAGGEVIDVPTRVEDEFKLTREVLEASGAADAEALIYCYPNNPTGATMTGDELQEVAAFCREHDLLVFADEIYADLTYEHDHTSIATLPGMRERTVVFNGFSKAFAMTGFRLGYAMAPPEAITAMNRIHQYTMLSAPTTAQHAAIEALDNCRAEVTEMATQYNRRRKFILSRFAEMGLDCFPAAGAFYAFPECPWDDAEAFAEALLEDQGVAVVPGNAFGAGAEGHLRVSYATGMADLKTAMDRIEAFLD